The Suncus etruscus isolate mSunEtr1 chromosome 15, mSunEtr1.pri.cur, whole genome shotgun sequence genome contains the following window.
cttctcctacttctcctcctcctccttctcctcctcctcctcctcctcctccttcttcttcttcttcttttcttcttcttcttcttcttcttcttcttcttcttcttcttcttcttcttcttcttcttcttcttcttcttcttcttcttcttcttcttcttcttcttcttcttcttcttcttcttcttcttcttcttcttcttcttcttcttctttcttttcttccaccaGACCCCCACCCACACtggtactcaggggatattcctggcagacttacaggaccctatgggatgccaggaataaaacccaggttatcttcgtgcaaggcaagtaccctcccactgtgctatcactgactCCCTgatgtgttctttttatttgtgatgctggggatagaacctgagggcatgggaccggagcaatagcagagtggtagggcgtttgccttgcatgtggccaacctaggatagacactggtttgattcctggcatcccatatggtcccccaagcctgccaaaagcgatttctaaatgcagagccaggggtaagccctgagcaccgctgggggtgaccccaaaacaaaacaaaacaaaacaaaaaagaccctgAGGCCTTATATGGCTCTACCTCTCAGACccctttgttctttttatttatgatttaaataaTAGCACATTGTCTAcagtccagtggtcctcaaacttttttttttttttttgtggtttttgggtcacacccagcagcgctcaggggttactcctggctccatgctcagaaattgctcctggcaggcatggggaaccatatgggacgccgggatttgaaccgatgaccttctgcatgaaaggcaaatgccttacctccatgctatctctctggcccctgtcctcaaactttttaaatagggggccagttcactgtccctcagactgttggagggccagactatagtaaaaacaaaaatctatcaaCAAATTCCtatacactgcatatatcttattttgaagtgaagaaacaaaacgggaacaaatacaatatgtggccctcgggccatagtttgaggaccattctACACAGTAATTTCAAATTAAAGAACTTCTTGGGGTGGGAGGCAGGCTCGAAGGTCTGAGCACAGACTACCTGCAGCTGAGGTGAATGGCCAAACACCAAACGGTCCCAGTtccaccaggaatagccccagcACAGAAATGAATTGCCTCCCAAATAAATAGCAGTttgtttcgtgtgtgtgtgtgtgtgtgtgtgtgtgtgtgtgtgtgtgtgtttgtatgtggtgTTTGTGTGttgttgggctatacctggtggtgcctaGGTGTaaatcctggatctgcactcaggactcatttctggcagtgctcagggcaccatatgtgatgccaagacagaaactgggttggccttgtgcaaggccagcacctctCTGCTGTGCACTATCGTCTCAGCCTAActtgctttataaaaaaattttttttcaggccatacccagtggtgcttaggtcatactcctggctctgcgagtTAGGACTATTTGGGGGTGCCCCAAGGATTGATCTTAAATTGGTCgtatgcaaacaccctaccctctgaaGTGACACTCCGTTCCAACTTgcttttataagaataaaaatattttttctccttgaaagttattttatttttctctttactgaagtgtaacttaaaattttatttttcctttaacttAAATGTAACTTAAAACCTTgctcaataatttaaaaatacattgggaggtcacacccaactgtgctcagggctgactgctgctggctctttgctcaggaatcggtcctggcaatgctcaggggaccacaggtgTGCCAGGCCTTCAGCTGGATCTCTGCGTGTGACGCAAgctccttacctgttgtactggtGTTCCGGCACCTTTGCTTAATTATTTTTGCtggttgagaaatttttatttcagtcagTCACCCATTTTATGATACTGttcctgataatttttttttttttttgggtttttgggccacacccggcgttgctcaggggttactcctggctgtctgctcagaaatagctcctggcaggcacgggggaccatatgggacaccgggattcgaaccaacctcctttggtcctggatcggctgcttgcaaggcaaacaccgctgtgctatctctccaggtcgtGATAAAATTTAATGAATGCAGCATCGTGATACCACACCCCTCTCAGAGTGTCtgttccttccaccattgttagTGAGGGTTCCCTCCACTTCAATGCTGTTATTACTCTAGAGCTTTAGTTATTCCTTAACTATGTTTTGATATCAGCCTGATATGAGAGCTTCATGCTGCTGTATCTCTCCTCCTCTTACCTAAAGACTAtgaatctttctttcttctttctttctttctttctttctttctttctttctttctttctttctttctttctttctttctttctttctttctttctttctttctttctttctttctttctttctttctttctttttctttctttcttttcttccttccttccttccttccttcttccttccttccttccttccttcttccttccttccttccttccttccttcttccttccttccttccttcttccttccttccttccttccttccttccttccttttctctctctccttctctctctctctctctctctctctccctccctccctccctccctccctcccctccctccctccctccctccctccccctcccttccttccttccttccttccttccttccttccttccttccttccttccttccttccttcatttctttctttttcttctgcacCTGGGAGATCTAGTAGATTtctagggattattcttggttcttcactcagaaattacttgttttgttttgttttggggccacacccagcagcactcaggagttactcctggctctgtgctcagaaatctctcctggcaggcatgggggaccatatgggatggcgggatgcAAACCaaagttggtcctgggtctgccacttgcaaggcaaatgccctactactgtactatttctctggtcccaggaaTTAGGTCTAATGggttatgggggaccatatgggatgccagagatataaCCTAGCAAGTACCTTACTGATGGACTATTTTACTGGTCCAATTATGAATTTTTATACCCCTTTGCTGAGTCTTTATGTATCTGTCCTGCCCTTGCCAAGTTACTATTatgtatctttgtttttgttgttcttttgggccacactcggtcactcttggctatgtgctcagaaatcgctcctggcttaggggtccaggaatcgaaccaaggtctgtcctgggtcagctgtgtgcaaggcaaatgccctcccgctgtgctctctctccagtcccactatGACATGTCTTTATATCCTCCTATTGTGCATCTTTATATCCTATGACTATGTATCTTTATACCCTGCCATGATGTAGCTTCACATCCTTTACTATGTGTGTTTGTACTCTTCTATTATGTATCTGTACTCTATGTATACCACGTACGGAACTTTAACCCCTAAGACTGTATCTTCTACCCCACTGAGAAGTCATTTTGCATGAGACTCCTTCCTACTGAATTCACTTCCTTCCCAGCACTCGTGACAAAGGGATTTTGTCTTCTCTGACAGCCAGCCATGTTTCATTGTGTAAACACACTCTAATAACAACTGTATGCAGGTCAGGCTGGCTGTGAGGAAAGTGTGCGTGCTTGGTGTGGGTGCGtgaggcctggcctggcctgtgcACGGAGCACTGACAGTGAGTCCCAGGGACGTGACAGCAGAGTGTGGGATTGTGCTGATCTCCTTCAGTCCCGTGGCTTGGCAGGGAGGCTCTGTTTCTCCACCAACTCTGACTCCATCCTGCTCTCTCCATTTCTACCAGAAAGTGGGGTGTGGTCCACATTTTGCAGTTTTCCCCTCCCAGAGGATGgggaggctgaaggaggctgggTGGGGGCACAGGAGGGGCAGCTCCACCTGGAAGCAATGGCTCTGGTCTCCAAGCCTATGTAAATCTTCACTTAAGCACAGTGTCAAAATAGGTAATTTGCCACACATTAAGCACAGTGTCAAAACAGTGATTTGCCAACCGGATACTTGGCCTGAGAAATGGCATTGTATTCTAATAATGGCAGGTTCAAACAGAAGGTCCATTTACATGGACTGGGCTGGAGGGCTCACTTCATTATCAGGCATGATGACATCCGTGGCCTGCAGGGCTAAACCCAGGACACAAATCTGCCCTGTCACCACCGCTCCCATGCATTCTAAATAAACTCTGTTGTAAATAAATTCAGAACAGGGAGACTTAAGGGAGGCTCCACACCGAATGAATGCCTATAGGCCACAGACACATTTGCAAATTGTGAAATATGAATGTTCTAAGCTTACAGAAAAATCGACCAGATGTGAGATTTTGTTTTAGGGTTCCGTGTTCAGCTCTGGCAGGAGGTGGGGTATAGTGGACCCCTGACCTTGCCCTTCATGCTGTCTCATCCCCAGCCCTGTCCGAAAGCCTCATAGGCAGGTGCAGCTCATTCACTTTCTGAGTCCTGGCTGGCCCCAGAGCCGCGTTCCCCAGGCTGTGCAGGCTGTGGACTTTGGAAACACTCCAGAGGTGATGGAAACCTTGGGTCATGGGTTCGGAGGACTCCCATTACCCGCTTGACATCCCAGGCAGGGGAGCCACCATTTTGTGGCTCAAAAAGTTTTCTTGGCTGCAAAGCATTTCCAGATATTGTTTAGAAATGGCTTTCCGGAGAAAGAATTTCACACGGTTCAATCCACCCAGTGAAAGGCTCCGAGGTCCTTTATGCCACACAAGATGCCCGGATGGGGACAGTGATCGCGAAGGAGTGACGCTGAGTGACTGGGCAGAGTAGGGGCCTGATGCCCTGCACCTGAGTGGGCTGTGGATGGCGGCCTCTGGTGGGTGCATAAGAGGGCACCCAGGTCACTTGTACAGCCACAGACCCTGGCAGGTGGCCCAGGAAAAAGCACTCCTCTGCAACACACCTTTTCTTGcttttcactctttctttctttctttctttctttctttctttctttctttctttctttctttctttctttctttctttctttctttctttctttctttctttctttctttctttctttctttctttctttctttctttctttctttctttcttctttcttcccttccttccttccttcctttccttccctcttccttcccttccttccttcccttccttcccttcccttccttccttccttccttcctccttccttccttccttcctctttctttctttcttcattctttctttctttctttctttctttctttctttctttctttctttcctttctttctttctttctttctttctttcctttctttcttttctttcttttttcttttcctttccttttctttctttctttgtttctttcgtccttttccttccttccttcctttcattctttctttctttttcttccttccttccttctctttctttctttccttttctttatttttcttttattcattcattcattcattcattcattcattcttctttccttccttccttcctttctttctttctttctttctttctttctttctttctttctttctttctttctttctttctttctttcttttctttctttctttctttctttctctttcttcccttccttccttccttccttccttccttccttccttccttccttccttccttccttccttcctgccttccttcggtcagtccttccgtccttccgtcctgcggtccttctttctttctttctttctttctttctttctttctttctttctttttttttttttggtttttgggccacaccctgtgacgctcaggggttactcctggctacgtgctcagaagttgctcctggcttcttgggggaacatatgggacgccgggggatcgaaccgcggtccgtcctaggctagcgcaggcgaggcaggcaccttacctccagcgccaccgcccggccccccaaaagtAAGGGATCACCAGACCTGACGAGTGCAGGTGTCAACACCAAACAaagttctcagtttttttttgttttttttgtttttttttggtttttgggtcacaccctgtgacgctcaggggttactcctggctatgcgctcagaagttgctcctggcttcttgggggaccatatgggacgccgggggatcgaactgcggtccgtcctaggctagcgcaggcaaggcaggcaccttacctccagcgccaccgcccggcccctctttctttctttctttctttctttctttctttctttcttccttcctttctttctttctttcctttctttctttactttctttctttctttctttctttctttctttctttctttctttctttcctttctttctttctttctttccttccttccttccttccttccttccttccttccttccttcctttcttctttttttcttttcttccttcctgtcttcttttcttttctttttttcttttattcttctttttttgctttttggaccacacccagaaatactcctggttctgcactcaggaattactcctggtgatgcacagggggcCATGGAATCctggggattgagccctggtcgaccttgtgcaaggtaagtgctcttcccactgcactatcactttggtccctgcagcactttttttctatttatttaatttaattttggggttttttttgggggggggtcacacccagcagtgctcaggggttactcctggctctatgcccagaaatcactcctggcaggctcggggaccatatgggatactggattcGAGCCACCAAACCTCCTgcatgcctttacctccatgctatcttgccggccccatttaattttattttggtttttgggccacatctggtggcgctcaagggttactcttggctctgtgttcagaaatcgctcctggcagactcaggggaccaatagggatgaacctgggtctgtcctgggtcggctgcatgtaaggcaaatgccctactgctgtgctattgctccggccccactttttcttttaaaaaattttaaattgaatcatcatgagatacagttaaaaagttgctgaggggcccggagagatagcacagcgtcgtttgccttgcaagcagccgatccaggaccaaaggtggttggttcgaatcccggtgtcccatatggtcccctgtgcctgccaggagctatttctgagcagagagccaggaggaacccctgagcaacgccaggtgtggccccccccccaaaaaaaagttgctGAGAATGAGTTTTACTCAtgcaatgtccaatacccatcctttcaccagtgtacgttgcccgtcaccaatgtccccagttttctttgcTGCCCTGCCTGCATCAATGGTAGACATTttcgttttttttgggttttttttttgttgttgttgtttttgggccaccccggcagtgctcaggggttactcctggctgtctgctcagaaatagctgctggcaggcacgggggaccctatgggacaccgggattcgaaccaaccacctttggtcctggatcagctgcttgcaaggcaaacaccattgtactatctctccgggcccaatggtagacattttcttctctttctctgtctctgtctctcagtcttcccctttcccccctttttagaCACAGTGATTTGCAATGTTGTTACTAAAGGGGGATCATGCCTATCCCTTTACCACCCTCTGGCACCCAATTCTGGTCCAGAATGATCtttcccaactctcattgtcacagtggtcccttctctaccctcacTGCGCTTCCCTGCTCTTTGTAACAAGCTTCCTCCCATAGACAACTCTTGCCCTGTGTGTATAGTCTTTGGGTATTACTACCATAGAATCTTTTTGTTTACATCTCACAAATTAGTGTGATGATTCCATATCTAGcactctccctctgattcatttcaataATATGCTCCATATCCATCTGGGGCTAAGATAAAGCACCATTTCCCATGGGTGTAGAAATAGGAGGCAGAGCAAGCACATCGTTTTAggtctcattattattattattattattattattattattattattattattttggtttttgggccacacccgtttgatgctcaggggttactcctggctaagcgctcagaaattgtccctgggtTTCGGggagcatgtgggatgccgggggattgaaccgaggtccgttccttgactagcgcttgcaaggcagacaccttacctctagcgccacctcgccggccccaggtctCATTATTAGAGGTATAGAATGCAGTCTAAGGGAGGCGACTTGAGGTCAGGttgttttggctttatttttggtttgcttaTTGGGCTGCAGCTAGAGCAcacagggttgattcctggctctccactcaggggtCATTGCTAGAAGGCTCTGAGGACCACATTGGATGCCGGGGATGTGAGCCCAgttggattggccatgtgcaaggtgaacGCCCACCCGCGAGGGTTGAAACAGGTGGAGAGGTCGCTGTGTCGGGGGGAGAGGGTTCTGGGGGAGCGGGAGGGGCCTGCCTCCAGGTCTCCAGAGGGCAGCCGTGGCCACCTCCCTAGTACAGATAGAGAACTTTCCGGAGTGTGCTCTGGATCTCGGGGTTCACCTTCCTCGGCTTCCCCTCCTGAATGAGCTCCGCCTCGGCCATCCTCCGCGTCACCTGCATGGTAAGACAGTTGTTGGCTCAGGCCTCGGTGTGCCCCAACGAAGATCAGCCCTGGTTTCCTTGTATCTGTCTGCTTACAagttggtttcacccaaaacaaagattgtcttctgcggaaacctgggtgggactggctcagggtAGCCCGAGCTGTCTGCTCTGACTATGTCCTAGCTGCCCCACTTGGGGTGGtgtctggactcaataaaaacagcCTGGCAGGCAGTTGGCTCCCCATATGAGGTAGGAGACGGCCAGATTACAtggtttcaccctcagcctggtctgaattatttcatgtgcgaccctgatttagacttgttcacctggggttggagatagagAGTGAATACATGTGGGGGGCTTCTCCGGTGAATCCCTGGCACGGGGGAGGGCATAGTCACGAGGCTGGGGCCGCCACTCACCTCAGTCAGCAGCTCCAGGATGGGCCCTTGGTATTCTGTGAACACGTCCACCAGGGTCTGGATGAAGCAGGAACCGTCCTGGTCATGCCTGTAGGCGATGTACCCTGGGGAGGGGTGCCACACACTGACTGGGGCTCTGTGGGTGCCACCGGGGGCCAAGAACCAGGTGGGCACAGGGGGGTCTGCAGGTGGCAGCCACGAGGTCACTGGAtgtctggggtgggggctttgCCCTCCATGTCCGGGGGGTGTCCTACCCTCCATGGTGGAGTAGATGTGCAGGGCGTCCGTGTAGGTGGGGATGGTCTGCACAGTGTCCGTGGTCAGCAGTGCGAGCTGGTCATCGCCCGGGCTTGCTCCCCCCAGGCTTTCCCCGGGGTCCCTTTGCTCTGAAATTCCAAGACGAGGTTCAGGAACTCAGAGAGGGGAGTGGGTGGAGGTGGGGATGGGGGTCAGCCAGGGCGGGGGCTCCCACCTCCTCTGCAGGCCTGTATGATGTACACCTTGGGCTTGCCCCTCAGGGCCAGGCAGTTCTTGTTGTTCAGCGCCTCGAAGAGCTGCTGCAGCTCCACCATCTGCCCGTCCTCCCCCTTGAGCAGCCCTTCCCTGCCGTGCGCCATGAGCACCACGAAGGCGCAGCTGACGAAGTCCTGACGCGCGTCCATGGCCTCCTGGAACTTCTTCAGCTCCTCGTGGAATTGCTGGAGTGTGTGGGGGGCAAAGGCTGGGATTtgggtgctgggggtggggtggggaggtacCTCCGGCCCTTCCCCCCCCTGGCCCGGGGAGGCCACACAGTACCTGGGCAGTGGGGTCTCTCTTCGTGGTGCTCTCAAACCCCAGTTTGGCGAACATGCGTTCCAGGGCGTCCAGGTCAGCCTCGCAACCTTCCCGGGCCTTAGTGACGCAGAGAGTCAGTGCCAGGCGGGCCCCTGACATGTCATACACTTCCTGGAACAAGGTGACACCATCAGCGGTGGGGAGCGGGGAGGACATGGGAAGCAGGGGCTGAATTCGGATAAAGAGGGATCTTAGGGTAGGTCCATCCCAAAGGTCACATGACtcagacttttgtttgtttgtttgtttgtttgtcttttgtgcCACAccgcagcgctcaagggttcctcctggttccgcgctcagaaatcactcctggcaggctcgggggaccatatgggatgccaggaatcgaacccgggtgtATCCCGGGTCAACCGCATGTGAGGCAaccgccctactgttgtgccattgctctggaccCCAACCTGAAGTTTCTGAGAGAGAAGAATTTGGGGGCCAGcttctcttttcagaaaaaatagcTGGGTACTGAATGGCATAGAATTtgatcttgggcccagagagatagcacagcggtgtttgccttgcaagcagccgatgcaggaccaaaggtggttggttcgaatcccggtgtcccatatggtcccctgtgcctgccaggagctatttctgagcagacagccaggagtaacccctgagcaacgccgtgtgtggcccaaaaaccaaaaaaaaaaaaaaaaaaaaaaaaaagaatttgattttaaaatagacATAGCAGAGATGCCCCCCCCCAGGTCAGGGCTTTATTTCTGAGGTTTTGCTCTGGTCCTAAAGACTTCTCTGATCTCAGAACCCAGGccaggacttctttttttttttggtcacacccagcagcactcagggattactcctggctctccgctcagaaattgctcctggcagcctcacgggaccatatggaatgctgggattcgaaccaccatcctgcatgcaaggcaaatgctctacctccatgctatctctctggcccccgggtcaggacttctttttatttatttatttatttattcatttatttatttatgttttggtttttgggccacacccgtttaacgctcaggggttactcctggctatgagctcagaaatcgcccctggcttggggggaccatatgggacgccgggggatcgaaccgcggtccgtcctacgctggcgcttgtaaggcagataccttacctctagcgccaccttcccggcccgggtCAGGACTTCTTAAGTCCCCCTCTCCCAAATGCCTTTGgatcttccccaccccaccccactccacccctgtcCCCAGCCCACCTCTTCCAAAGGTGGAGGGCTGCTCATGTCTCTTGCAGTCCCGAGAGCAGCAATTAGAACTGTCCAGGTGATCCTGGTGGGTCAAGAGAAAACAGGTTGAAGGTCCCCATGGGATATTGGGAGCCTTAGAGGACAGGAAAGCTTCTCCATCTAGGTTTTCAACACCAGAGGGAATCCCAGTGGCTGTTTGGTGATCCCCTCTCCCCAAACACCTCCTGCGATGCCCCTCAGATCCCTGGAACCTTCCTGACTGGCCCTTTGCACTGGGATAAGAAGATCATCAATATGGACAAGAATTGTTTCCTCCTTGTTTCAAACTCCAATTGCTCCTCCACTTCCTTCTCTCTGCCCTGGATCTGAAGATCTGTCTGATCCTCCATTCTCATCTCTGCAACTAAATTCTTCTTGGCTGAGAACAGTGATTTCTGCCAATTTTCTTGACAGGTTTCACCTCCCTGTCTTTTCTTAGATTCCCCCTCAGTTTGAAATGCTTCTTTCCTCATCAAAACCCTTCTCTGCTGACTTGGGCCAGATTTCCCTAACAACCACTTATCTCTCCATCTACCATCACCTGTGGATCCATACATTTCTCCAGCACCCGTACACCCATTAATTTATCAGTCAACCATTAATtgatccatccatccttctattcatccatccacccatccactaaTAATCCAACCAGGCATTCCTCATATATCATTTGTCTAATGTCCATCCAACACTATCCATCTCTCTACTAATCCATTCATTGATTGAATGCTCATCCCatgtatccatccatccatttatccaatctccatccattcattcatctatcaTCCACTTAGCCAACCAGGCATTCTCCACTGAACATTCATCCAATATACATCCAGTACCAGCCATCTATGTCTTTATTCATCCACTGATTGAATACTCATCATACCTCACTCACTATAAGCTTTGTTACTCGAGAGACATCTTGAATTGTAGCACCTTGAATTGTCGTTAAGACCAGCTGGTCCCACCTTCCCGGTGTGATGATTTCCCTCAGATTAAATACTCGGATGGAGAGGAAATCTGCCCCTCACATTTTCAGATCTCCTTGGAGCTGGTGGCTTTCCAGGAACCAAGGGTAAATGTGGGAACTActgaaaatctctctctctctctctctctctctctctctctctctctctctctgtctctctgtctctctccctgtctctctctctctgtctctctccctctccctctctctctctctctctctctctctctctctgtctctctgtctctctgtctctctccctgtctctctatctctgtctctctccctctccctctctctctctctctctctctgtctctctgtctctctccctgtctctctctctgtctctctccctctccctctctctctctctctctctctctctctcgctctctgttATTTTTCAGATGACCATCCGATTCCAGACCCATATCTCTCCAGTGTTCTAGTGTTTGATCTACCTCTTCATTCATGTATTGATTGAATACCCATCCaactatccatccattcacccatccacctACCCATTGGTTGaatattcatccatccacccattcatcaaTCCAGTATTCATCCATCCACTTATCCAATGAGGCACTCACTACCCATCattcattcaatacccatcaTCATCCATCTACTTGCTTCATCTCACCACcaccatatatatttattcagcAAAATATGGGACTAAACCACCTAAGATAGACATGCCTCTTTCCCTGGGGTAGTTTTGTCTATGCCCGAAAGAAAcaatcactctctctctctctctctctctctctctcattttgtcacacacacacacacacacacacacacacacacacacacacactcacacacacacacacaggcatgcaCTGAAGCCAGTGCTGTGAGGAAAGAGAAACCTGGCATCGTGTGAGAGAACATGGAAAGGAGGCCAGATTAACCGGAATCCGGTCCTGCCTCGCCTCTTCCAACTGTGTGACCTTGAGCAGCTGGCTCCCTGTCTGGACTCAACTCAGTGTTCCCAACTGCAGAGTGCCTGGCCCAGCGGGTGGGTTCAGCCCCAGGAGTTTCCAGGGCTCCCGCAGCTCTGCCTCCTCTGACTTGTTATGCCTTTGGCTCTGACATGcgtggctggcccaggaccaCTGTGCTGAGATGGAcagcctggctctgtgttctgg
Protein-coding sequences here:
- the CASP14 gene encoding caspase-14, with amino-acid sequence MSSPPPLEEEVYDMSGARLALTLCVTKAREGCEADLDALERMFAKLGFESTTKRDPTAQQFHEELKKFQEAMDARQDFVSCAFVVLMAHGREGLLKGEDGQMVELQQLFEALNNKNCLALRGKPKVYIIQACRGEQRDPGESLGGASPGDDQLALLTTDTVQTIPTYTDALHIYSTMEGYIAYRHDQDGSCFIQTLVDVFTEYQGPILELLTEVTRRMAEAELIQEGKPRKVNPEIQSTLRKVLYLY